The DNA sequence TTCTTTCGGTAGGGAAGTTATAAGTTTTCTAATCTCCATTATTCCGGCAGGGTCAAGGCCGTTGGTAGGCTCATCCAATATAAGTAATTTCGGATCTCCGAGAAGTGCCATAGCGATACCGAGCCTTTGCTTCATACCGAGTGAATAAGCGGCAAGCTTTTTATCTCTTTGTTCGTAAAGTCTTACTGTTTTCAGAGCTTTTTCTATTTCAGCTTCTTTAACACCTTTTAACTTTGCTATGATTTGCAAATTTTCAAGTCCTGTTAAATGAGGATATCCTCCGGGATTTTCTATAAGGCTACCTGTTTGATGAAGCAGATTTAACAGATTCTTGTTTGAAACTTTTTTACCAAAGAGTTTAATCTCTCCCGAGTCTTTTTTTATAAGTCCTAAAATCATTTTTAATGTTGTACTTTTTCCCGCTCCGTTGGGTCCGAGAAATCCGTATACACAGGATTTAGGTACACTCATTGATAAGTCATGTACACGATTTTTTTTAGATAAATTTTTTGTTTCAAGTATTGTATCAGCCATTGTTTTTCTCCTTTTGCTTGATATGTGAGTATGATAATAACTGAAGATTAACTGAAGATTATCTCTACATTATGATTACATTAAGAAAAGTACTTTTATATAGCGACTTTACTTAAATACGATATAATAAGAAAACAAAATAATTTAGGAGTATATATGGAAAAGAAAGATTGTAAAATCCTGATAATTGATGATGAAGTAGAATTATCAAAGATTTTAGGAAATATATTAAAAAATGACGGATATACTGATATAGAATATGCCGATAATTTAAAGGAAGGAAGAGAGAAAATAGACAGCACTCAGATTCATCTTATTTTACTTGACGTAATGCTTGGGGACGGCAACGGATTTGATTTTTATGAGGAATTAAAAAGAGTCGGCATATTTCCAAAACTTCCTGTTATATTTCTGTCGGCAAGAGATGAGGATGAAGACAAACTTCACGGTCTTGGACTGGGGGCGGATGACTATATAACAAAGCCCTTCCTACCGAAAGAATTGTTGCTCCGTATCGGTGCGGTACTTAGAAGATGTTATTCGCTTGATGAAAATACATCAGATATTGTTTTAGGTGAAAGCAGAGTTTCTATAGAGGGAGGTATTGTAAAAAAGAATGGAGATGTCATAACTTTGACAGCCAAAGAACTTACATTATTTTCAATTCTTTATAGAAATAGAGGTAGGATAGTAACTACAGATATGCTTTGTGAAGAGCTTTGGCCGGACGGCAGTTTCGGACTTGAAAATTCCTTGATTGTACATATGCGCCATTTAAGAGAAAAGATAGAAAAAGATCCTTCAAAACCGATTTTTTTAAAGACGGTAAGAGGTCTGGGATATAAGATGGAGAAGATATGAGAAAAAGCTTGGAGAGAAGATTGCAATTTATACTGTGGGTACTTGTTTTTGCCATAGCCATATTGTTTGTGGATTTCATAATCTGTATAGCTGTGATGTACAAAAGCTCAGATATAAACTATACGGATGCAAGCGAA is a window from the Lachnoanaerobaculum umeaense genome containing:
- a CDS encoding ABC transporter ATP-binding protein encodes the protein MADTILETKNLSKKNRVHDLSMSVPKSCVYGFLGPNGAGKSTTLKMILGLIKKDSGEIKLFGKKVSNKNLLNLLHQTGSLIENPGGYPHLTGLENLQIIAKLKGVKEAEIEKALKTVRLYEQRDKKLAAYSLGMKQRLGIAMALLGDPKLLILDEPTNGLDPAGIMEIRKLITSLPKERDITVIISSHLLNEIEQMADYVGIINHGQMLYQGKLSNLESSDQSLEQIFLELTGERESL
- a CDS encoding response regulator transcription factor — its product is MEKKDCKILIIDDEVELSKILGNILKNDGYTDIEYADNLKEGREKIDSTQIHLILLDVMLGDGNGFDFYEELKRVGIFPKLPVIFLSARDEDEDKLHGLGLGADDYITKPFLPKELLLRIGAVLRRCYSLDENTSDIVLGESRVSIEGGIVKKNGDVITLTAKELTLFSILYRNRGRIVTTDMLCEELWPDGSFGLENSLIVHMRHLREKIEKDPSKPIFLKTVRGLGYKMEKI